In bacterium, one DNA window encodes the following:
- a CDS encoding porin family protein, with product MNTKTNMTIIVALMLMLPLSLTAQSGAYFGPHLGIQKSQDAEDANYLGGATLRLKLAPVLAIEGDIGYRQAKFGSNALTVRDWPITATGLLYPLPIIYGGVGAGWYNTTFDYSDAYNDIGIDDETSQEFGWHLVAGLEIPASPTVRIFGDVRYVFLDYKFKELPDAVLEGAESDFYSINLGLLFQF from the coding sequence ATGAATACGAAAACCAATATGACAATAATTGTGGCGCTGATGCTGATGTTGCCGCTTTCGCTGACGGCACAATCCGGCGCCTACTTCGGACCGCATCTGGGAATTCAGAAGTCCCAGGATGCTGAAGATGCAAACTATCTTGGCGGCGCAACTCTGCGCCTCAAACTGGCGCCCGTTCTCGCAATCGAAGGCGATATCGGTTACCGCCAGGCAAAATTCGGATCGAATGCGTTGACGGTCCGAGATTGGCCGATAACGGCGACTGGATTGCTCTACCCTCTTCCCATCATCTATGGAGGCGTTGGAGCAGGCTGGTACAATACGACGTTCGATTATTCTGATGCCTACAACGACATCGGGATCGACGACGAAACCTCGCAGGAGTTCGGTTGGCACTTGGTAGCAGGTCTTGAAATACCGGCTTCACCCACTGTCAGGATCTTCGGCGATGTTCGTTACGTGTTCCTTGACTATAAGTTTAAGGAACTGCCGGACGCTGTACTGGAGGGCGCCGAATCGGATTTCTATTCAATCAATCTTGGTCTGTTATTTCAATTCTGA